DNA sequence from the Clostridiales bacterium genome:
TGCTTTCGCCCTACTCGGGCCGAGGCCTCGGCCCGGACGCGCTTCGCACGCTCGCACGCTACCTGTTTGAGACACGCGGCCATCACCGTATCCAGATCGATCCGACCGCCAAGAACGCGCGTGCCATCCGTGCATATGCGAAGGTCGGGTTCCAGCCGGTTGGCATCTTGCGACGTTACGAGAAAAGCCCCGACGGCGAATGGCGCGACGGACTTCTGATGGACCTTCTCGCCGAGGATCTCACCGGCGAGTTCTCGGAGTAGACACCACGCCAGCCTGGCCGAGCCACCAGTGCCCAACCCGCCAGGCTCTCAGGTATCATGCTCGCATGAGACGAGAGACAACGTACCACGACACCCGCGGCGCAGACACGTCGCACCCCGCCTTTACCGACGTCATCGTCGCCGGCATCGCGCCCGGAGGCGGTCTGTACATCCCCGACGAGCTGCCCGCGCTCACCCTCGACGAGATTCTCGTCATGGCCCAGTGGCCATACCGGCAGCGTGCGGCCGCGATCTTCTCACGCCTTGGTGTCGATCTGCCAAGCGAGCGCATCGAAGCGCTCATGAGCGAAGCGTACGGCCGCCAGTGGGCAGACCCGCGCATCGCGCCGGTAGTCGAGGTCCGCCCCGACATCCACGTGCTCGAGCTCTGGCACGGCCCAACAAGCGCCTTCAAAGACATGGCGCTCCAGTGCATGCCGCTGTTCTTCTCGGAGGCCATCTCGATCAAGCAGTCCCGCAACACGCTCGATGAAGACTTCCTCGTGCTCGTGGCCACCTCAGGCGACACCGGCAAGGCGGCGCTCGAAGGGTTTGCCAACCGGCCGCACACCAAGATCGCCGTCTTCTACCCCCAAGGCGGTGTCTCAGACATCCAGCGCGCCCAAATGGTGACCCAGCACGGGAGCAACGTCGCTGTTTTTGGTGCCCGCGGCAACTTCGACGACTGCCAGACCGCCGTCAAGAACGCGTTCTCGAACGCGACGTTCGCCGCCGATCTTCGCAATCGCCATCGCCTCCGCCTCTCCTCGGCAAACTCGATCAACTGGGGACGGTTGCTCCCGCAGATCGCCTACTACGCGAGCGCGTACGCAGACATGGTCGCATCCGGCGGCGTGATCGCGGGCCGCGAGATCGACGTATGCGTACCCACCGGGAACTTTGGCAACATCCTCGGCGCGTATTACGCGAAACGCATCGGCGTGCCGCTTGGACGTCTCGTGTGCGCCAGCAACGA
Encoded proteins:
- a CDS encoding threonine synthase produces the protein MRRETTYHDTRGADTSHPAFTDVIVAGIAPGGGLYIPDELPALTLDEILVMAQWPYRQRAAAIFSRLGVDLPSERIEALMSEAYGRQWADPRIAPVVEVRPDIHVLELWHGPTSAFKDMALQCMPLFFSEAISIKQSRNTLDEDFLVLVATSGDTGKAALEGFANRPHTKIAVFYPQGGVSDIQRAQMVTQHGSNVAVFGARGNFDDCQTAVKNAFSNATFAADLRNRHRLRLSSANSINWGRLLPQIAYYASAYADMVASGGVIAGREIDVCVPTGNFGNILGAYYAKRIGVPLGRLVCASNENNVLTDFIATGAYDISGRDFVTTPSPSMDILVSSNLERQIYELTRDPERITGWMTSLRETGRFQVDRETHRALREHFSGDYVTNDESLATIRRVWEEHAYLLDPHTAVAWEVAERQRADNPMLVVSTAHWAKFGADVYRALAGLACADALPPAVAQLSGVEILAEVQALAPASACVPQTLAALSGATERFSTVVDASREGIERAISEWLG